The following coding sequences lie in one Lolium perenne isolate Kyuss_39 chromosome 2, Kyuss_2.0, whole genome shotgun sequence genomic window:
- the LOC127335385 gene encoding protein DUF642 L-GALACTONO-1,4-LACTONE-RESPONSIVE GENE 2 → MVLNGALFLLVCAAARAAASGGDGPLLNGNFEYLPNRHQLNGMRVIEPQAIPYWRATGHVEYVESGAKQGDMVLTVPEGKHAVRLGTEATIQLQLSVTRGKYYSVTFSAARTCAQDEKLNVSIVPGNQPGELPIQTVYTSSGWDSYSWAFLATRGLVQFVIHHGDDGVDDPSCGPIVDNFAIRMLNPPHATHDNMLVNGDFEEGPYITPGSPWGVLMPPLLQDHVSPLPGWRIMASSKVVKYIDSAHFAVPHGSRAVELVAGLEVALLQEVHTVPGTSCRLEFSVGDAANGCAASPMRLQVATAGASKTVDYNSNGTGGCNREALDFTAQANTTMVVFYSMGYHMTSDGSGTLCGPVIDDVSLVCVPQHHARRLLR, encoded by the exons ATGGTGCTCAACGGCGCGCTGTTCTTGCTCGTCTGCGCGGCTGCTCGGGCTGCTGCGTCGGGCGGAGACG GCCCGCTGCTGAATGGGAACTTCGAGTACTTGCCGAACAGGCACCAGTTGAACGGCATGAGGGTGATTGAACCGCAGGCGATCCCGTACTGGAGGGCCACCGGGCACGTGGAGTACGTCGAGTCCGGGGCCAAGCAGGGCGACATGGTGTTGACGGTGCCGGAGGGGAAGCACGCGGTGCGGCTGGGTACCGAGGCCACCATCCAGCTGCAGCTCAGCGTGACGCGGGGCAAGTACTACTCCGTCACCTTCAGCGCCGCGCGCACCTGCGCCCAGGACGAGAAGCTGAACGTGTCCATCGTCCCCGGCAACCAGCCCGGCGAGCTCCCGATCCAGACGGTGTACACCAGCAGCGGCTGGGACTCCTACTCCTGGGCCTTCTTGGCCACGCGAGGCCTCGTGCAGTTCGTCATCCACCATGGGGACGACGGGGTGGACGACCCCTCCTGTGGCCCCATCGTCGACAATTTTGCCATCAGAATGCTCAACCCTCCTCACGCCACCCACG ATAACATGCTGGTGAACGGGGACTTTGAGGAGGGGCCGTACATCACCCCCGGCTCGCCGTGGGGCGTTCTTATGCCGCCGCTGCTCCAGGACCACGTGTCCCCGCTGCCGGGGTGGAGGATCATGGCGTCCTCCAAGGTCGTCAAGTACATCGACTCGGCGCACTTCGCGGTGCCGCACGGCTCCCGCGCCGTGGAGCTGGTGGCCGGCCTGGAGGTCGCGCTGCTCCAGGAGGTACACACCGTGCCCGGGACCTCCTGCAGACTGGAGTTCTCCgtcggagacgccgccaacgggTGCGCGGCGTCGCCCATGCGCCTGCAGGTGGCCACAGCGGGCGCGAGCAAGACCGTAGATTACAACTCCAACGGCACGGGCGGGTGCAACCGCGAAGCGCTCGACTTCACGGCCCAAGCGAACACCACCATGGTGGTGTTCTACAGTATGGGCTATCACATGACGTCCGACGGCAGCGGCACGCTCTGCGGGCCCGTCATCGACGACGTCTCGCTCGTCTGCGTACCGCAGCACCATGCTCGCCGGTTGCTTCGCTAA